Proteins encoded in a region of the Ziziphus jujuba cultivar Dongzao chromosome 3, ASM3175591v1 genome:
- the LOC107422940 gene encoding 1-aminocyclopropane-1-carboxylate oxidase homolog 1-like, translating into MEITTSHHNVEPLTYDRKSELKAFESTKLGVKGLIDAGLMKVPRIFVHEQTRLQKHKYGGKDKSKFSIPVIDLQGIDKDATARRKVIDEVGFACEKWGFFQVVNHGIPVNVLDRMLEGVRAFHEGDPELKKRFYTRDNNSMVLFNTNFDLYQVSASTWRDTLTSIVAPRRPNPEELPPVYGEIILEYADKVMELGLVLYELMSEALGLNPNYLKDIGCGEGLFIDGNYYPECPEPEHTVGINDHSDSGFLTVLLQDQLGGLQVLHDDLWVDVEPIHGALVINVGDLMQLITNDRFLSVIHRALANNSSKRLSIAAFFRTHKPPENSSRLYGPIKELLSENNPPIYREITVKDFVAHYDEKGHDGVSALEFFKL; encoded by the exons atggaaatCACAACCTCCCACCACAATGTCGAACCCCTAACTTATGACAGAAAGAGTGAACTAAAAGCTTTTGAAAGCACGAAATTGGGTGTCAAGGGACTCATAGATGCCGGTTTGATGAAGGTTCCAAGAATCTTTGTTCATGAACAAACCAGGCTCCAAAAACATAAGTATGGTGGTAAAGACAAATCCAAGTTCAGTATCCCAGTCATAGATTTACAAGGCATTGATAAAGATGCAACTGCTCGTCGTAAAGTAATTGATGAAGTTGGATTTGCATGCGAGAAATGGGGGTTCTTCCAAGTGGTCAATCATGGGATTCCCGTGAATGTTTTGGATCGAATGCTTGAAGGAGTACGTGCATTTCATGAAGGAGACCCTGAGTTGAAAAAACGTTTCTATACTCGTGATAACAACAGCATGGTGCTTTTTAATACCAATTTTGATCTATACCAAGTTTCAGCATCTACTTGGAGGGACACCTTGACTTCTATTGTGGCACCTCGTCGTCCAAATCCTGAAGAATTGCCTCCTGTGTATGG GGAGATAATACTGGAATATGCGGACAAAGTAATGGAATTAGGGCTTGTTTTATATGAGTTAATGTCGGAAGCTCTTGGACTAAACCCTAACTATTTGAAAGACATAGGTTGTGGAGAGGGACTATTTATTGACGGTAATTACTATCCCGAATGCCCTGAACCAGAGCATACGGTGGGCATAAACGACCATTCTGATAGTGGTTTCCTTACTGTGCTCCTACAAGACCAACTCGGTGGACTCCAAGTCCTCCATGATGATCTTTGGGTGGATGTTGAACCCATTCATGGAGCTTTAGTCATAAATGTTGGAGATTTGATGCAG TTAATCACCAACGACAGGTTCTTGAGCGTGATCCATAGAGCATTGGCCAATAACTCAAGCAAAAGACTATCAATTGCTGCCTTCTTCCGAACACATAAACCACCAGAGAACTCTTCCAGATTGTATGGACCTATTAAAGAATTGTTATCAGAAAACAATCCTCCAATTTATCGAGAAATCACTGTCAAAGATTTCGTCGCACACTACGATGAAAAAGGTCATGATGGGGTTTCTGCTTTGGAATTTTTTAAGCTTTGA